One genomic region from Sphingobacterium sp. UGAL515B_05 encodes:
- a CDS encoding TonB-dependent receptor, whose translation MKTNFIFNERPLPWNKLRSYPWQWALSSLLLLSPMATIAQQQQIEGKVQTLNDKPIAGASITDLRTGQTTSSDGQGRFKINASPGDKLVITYVGYRKTEMIVGQQRLMDVLLNEDNTSLEEVVVVGYGTQKKASLTGAISSVNNKEITVTKNENVVNMLAGKMPGVRISQQSSQPGSFESNIDIRGMGEPLIVVDGIPRDKDYLSRMDANEIESVSVLKDASAAVYGVRSANGVLLVTTRRGSNEDGNFEINYSYNRAWQKFLYVPNTVDALAYMQLKNEQIGRHFNSNYPAKMPHIFGPADFEAYQNGTKKTSNYVDAAFDKVSPQYQHNLSINGGGKKVNYFFNLGHMDQMGAYKSKSLNYNRWNFRSNIDAQITDRLKASLDVGGYADETNQPRTDIWAVYKQAWRQRPIVPIYVNDNPLYPNFEMIDNENPVVVTDSKQTGYRKFLRKQFNGIIALDYKVPFVEGLNAKATYNYDFKYSDNTDFKKSYFLYSYTPPVYDGNGQIITPEKYNAHEKNAPTTVRRSSYPDTHSLMQFSLNYNRRFAEKHQVSGLLLFVEEYNKWDSFYAQREIMVNSEYLFAGEDKNQLANMEGIGERTARGLVGKFNYDYLGKYIAEFSFRYDGSSKFPKESRWGFFPAASVGWRISEEGFIKNNYSFINNLKIRASYGKLGDDRSAGNYPSTIVGYALEPNETGWIFGGNLVNGALPTAIPNPNLTWYTSKTADVGLDMDLWNGKLGLTFDYFNRNRSGLLATSLDLIPGTVGANLPQENLESDRTFGYELSLTHRNKINDFNYYINAQVSSTKSQFVNRVESKAGNSYDNWRNRYSNRNKDIWWGKEYAGQFGSYEQIYNHPTLVSSGTLPGDYYYQDWNGDGVINDADNHPIATYNMPLINYGFTLGGSWRGLDLTMNFQGAAKVYVQYSEVLAGPLQFDGGALTQFLDRWRPVDAGADLFNPSTQWLAGYYPSTGSAMAEGTRAVQNASYLRLKTLELGYSLPQQWLKTLKIKNLRIYASAYNLLTWTGLKYTDPEHPGSAGGSSSGDIDVYKYPINKTYNIGASIKF comes from the coding sequence ATGAAAACAAACTTCATTTTTAATGAAAGGCCACTGCCGTGGAACAAGCTCCGTAGTTACCCTTGGCAGTGGGCATTGTCCTCGCTGCTGCTATTGTCTCCAATGGCAACCATCGCGCAGCAACAGCAGATCGAAGGTAAGGTGCAGACTTTAAATGATAAGCCGATCGCTGGGGCTTCCATTACAGACCTCCGCACCGGGCAGACAACATCGTCTGATGGTCAGGGACGCTTCAAAATTAACGCATCGCCGGGAGACAAACTCGTGATCACTTACGTCGGTTACCGCAAGACTGAAATGATCGTTGGGCAACAACGCCTCATGGATGTGTTGCTCAACGAAGATAATACAAGCTTGGAAGAGGTCGTGGTTGTGGGGTATGGCACGCAGAAAAAGGCTTCGTTAACAGGGGCGATATCATCGGTGAACAATAAAGAAATCACGGTAACAAAAAATGAAAATGTGGTCAATATGTTAGCCGGTAAGATGCCCGGTGTGCGTATCAGCCAACAGTCGAGCCAACCGGGATCGTTTGAATCAAATATCGACATCCGCGGAATGGGTGAGCCCCTGATTGTGGTCGACGGGATCCCCCGTGATAAAGATTATCTGTCACGCATGGATGCCAATGAAATCGAAAGTGTATCCGTATTAAAGGATGCTTCAGCAGCTGTTTACGGTGTGCGCTCGGCGAATGGTGTTCTTTTGGTGACCACACGCCGGGGAAGTAACGAAGATGGAAACTTTGAAATAAACTATTCCTATAATCGTGCCTGGCAAAAGTTTCTTTATGTTCCCAATACGGTGGATGCCCTTGCCTATATGCAGCTTAAAAACGAACAGATAGGTCGCCATTTTAATAGCAATTATCCGGCGAAGATGCCTCATATTTTTGGGCCGGCAGATTTTGAAGCGTATCAGAACGGCACAAAAAAGACATCCAATTATGTGGATGCAGCATTCGACAAAGTATCGCCGCAATACCAGCACAATCTTTCCATCAACGGTGGCGGCAAGAAAGTTAATTATTTCTTCAACCTGGGCCATATGGATCAGATGGGCGCTTACAAAAGCAAGAGCCTCAACTATAATCGCTGGAATTTTCGCTCCAACATCGATGCGCAGATCACAGATCGTCTGAAAGCGTCTTTGGATGTGGGCGGGTATGCCGATGAGACCAACCAACCACGTACGGATATCTGGGCCGTCTACAAACAGGCCTGGAGACAAAGACCTATTGTTCCGATCTATGTCAACGACAATCCCCTTTATCCGAATTTCGAGATGATCGATAACGAAAATCCGGTCGTGGTAACGGATTCCAAACAGACGGGCTATCGTAAATTTTTGCGTAAGCAATTCAACGGTATTATCGCTTTAGACTATAAAGTGCCCTTTGTGGAAGGATTAAATGCGAAGGCAACCTATAATTATGACTTCAAGTACAGTGACAATACGGATTTCAAAAAGTCCTATTTTTTATATAGCTATACACCACCTGTCTATGATGGTAACGGCCAGATTATAACCCCTGAAAAGTATAATGCACATGAGAAAAATGCCCCTACGACCGTGAGGCGGAGTTCCTATCCGGATACGCATTCCCTGATGCAGTTCTCGTTGAATTATAACCGTCGTTTTGCCGAAAAACACCAGGTCTCCGGTTTGTTGCTTTTCGTCGAAGAATATAACAAATGGGATAGCTTCTATGCACAACGGGAGATCATGGTCAATTCGGAATATCTATTTGCTGGTGAGGACAAGAACCAATTGGCAAATATGGAAGGTATTGGCGAACGTACAGCGCGAGGTTTGGTCGGTAAGTTCAATTACGATTATTTGGGTAAATACATCGCCGAATTTAGTTTTCGTTATGATGGCTCCTCTAAATTTCCAAAAGAATCACGCTGGGGATTTTTCCCGGCGGCCTCGGTGGGCTGGCGTATCAGCGAAGAAGGGTTTATTAAAAACAACTACAGTTTTATCAATAACTTAAAAATAAGGGCATCCTATGGTAAGCTTGGGGATGACCGTTCGGCAGGTAATTACCCTTCAACCATCGTTGGTTATGCACTGGAACCCAATGAAACGGGATGGATCTTTGGTGGAAACCTCGTGAATGGGGCCCTGCCGACAGCAATTCCCAACCCTAATCTCACCTGGTATACGTCCAAAACTGCTGACGTGGGTTTGGATATGGATCTATGGAACGGCAAGCTGGGCTTGACTTTTGATTATTTTAACCGTAATCGCTCAGGCCTTCTAGCGACAAGCCTTGACTTGATCCCCGGTACTGTTGGTGCCAACCTACCGCAGGAAAATCTGGAAAGCGATCGCACCTTCGGTTATGAGCTCTCTTTGACACATCGCAATAAGATCAATGATTTCAATTATTATATTAATGCGCAGGTCTCTTCTACGAAAAGTCAATTTGTAAACCGCGTAGAATCAAAAGCAGGTAATTCGTACGACAACTGGCGTAACCGCTACTCTAATCGTAATAAGGATATCTGGTGGGGCAAGGAATATGCCGGACAGTTTGGATCGTATGAGCAGATTTATAACCACCCAACATTGGTAAGTAGCGGTACATTGCCTGGTGATTATTACTATCAGGACTGGAATGGCGATGGAGTGATCAACGATGCCGACAATCATCCTATTGCAACGTATAATATGCCTTTGATCAACTATGGTTTTACCTTAGGAGGATCGTGGCGCGGTCTGGATCTGACGATGAATTTTCAGGGTGCAGCAAAAGTGTATGTACAGTATAGTGAGGTACTGGCAGGGCCATTGCAGTTTGACGGCGGTGCTTTGACGCAGTTTTTGGATCGCTGGAGACCAGTTGATGCCGGTGCCGATCTATTTAACCCAAGTACCCAATGGCTTGCTGGATATTATCCTTCTACGGGCTCTGCCATGGCCGAAGGAACCCGGGCAGTTCAAAATGCCTCCTATCTGCGTCTGAAAACCTTAGAACTGGGGTATTCTCTCCCGCAACAATGGTTGAAGACACTAAAAATAAAGAATCTCAGGATCTATGCGAGTGCTTATAACCTGTTGACATGGACAGGTCTCAAATATACCGATCCCGAGCACCCAGGATCTGCCGGAGGTTCTTCATCGGGTGATATTGATGTGTACAAATATCCCATCAATAAAACCTACAACATTGGAGCATCCATTAAATTTTAA
- a CDS encoding family 43 glycosylhydrolase, with the protein MKQFIKAGSRCLLGMTLFFATHLQAQDNPFIKHMYTADPSARVWADGRLYVYASHDIAPPQGCDLMDQYHVFSTADMKTWTDHGEILRASQVPWGRKEGGFMWAPDCVYKNGTYYFYFPHPSGTEWNKTWKIGVATSKSPAKDFVVQGYVKGAEALIDPHIFIDDNGQAYFYQGGGGVCKAGKLKDNMMEIDGELQKMEGLEDFHEASWVHKYNGKYYLSYSDNHDENWKDGVKGDNRMRYAVSDNPMGPWKSMGIYMDPTNSYTNHGSIVKFKGKWYAFYHNSELSQKNGEFNDWLRSICVDRLEYNKDGSIKKVKQTGLLTGPK; encoded by the coding sequence ATGAAACAATTTATTAAAGCAGGTTCCAGATGCCTATTGGGCATGACATTATTTTTTGCGACACACTTGCAGGCGCAAGATAACCCATTTATCAAACATATGTATACCGCAGACCCTTCGGCACGGGTATGGGCCGATGGCCGCCTGTATGTGTACGCTTCACATGATATTGCTCCGCCTCAAGGTTGCGATCTGATGGATCAATATCATGTGTTTTCGACGGCGGATATGAAAACATGGACCGATCATGGCGAAATATTGCGCGCCTCACAAGTCCCTTGGGGCAGAAAAGAAGGTGGATTTATGTGGGCTCCGGATTGTGTCTATAAAAATGGTACTTATTATTTTTATTTTCCACACCCAAGTGGTACGGAGTGGAATAAGACCTGGAAAATTGGTGTAGCTACGAGTAAATCACCAGCAAAAGATTTTGTGGTACAGGGTTATGTAAAAGGTGCCGAAGCACTTATTGATCCGCATATCTTTATCGATGATAATGGACAGGCCTATTTTTATCAGGGGGGCGGTGGCGTCTGTAAAGCAGGTAAGCTCAAAGACAATATGATGGAGATTGATGGTGAATTGCAAAAGATGGAAGGTTTGGAAGATTTCCACGAAGCTTCATGGGTACACAAGTATAATGGAAAATATTATCTGTCCTATTCTGACAACCACGATGAGAACTGGAAAGATGGAGTAAAAGGAGATAACCGCATGCGCTATGCGGTAAGTGATAACCCAATGGGACCATGGAAATCAATGGGCATCTATATGGATCCGACGAATAGCTATACAAACCATGGCTCCATTGTCAAGTTTAAAGGTAAATGGTACGCTTTTTACCATAACAGTGAATTGTCACAAAAAAATGGCGAATTCAACGATTGGCTTCGTTCCATCTGCGTAGACCGCTTGGAGTACAATAAGGACGGCAGTATCAAGAAGGTAAAGCAGACGGGCTTATTGACAGGTCCCAAATAA
- a CDS encoding RNA polymerase sigma-70 factor yields the protein MKDNIAILYKLSQGNQIALKILYDKYAQMVYQFAHHILKDEQIAEEIVQDTFLQLWDSREKIDIDSNIRTFIYVISRNKCFNRLKQLKRYHNLFEPLCSEGSHDCIFEQDPLAEKEVNEALEQLVQKLPTKQQLVFRMSRFEGLSHQEIAQQLSISTNTVKNHLVSSLKFIKEELKRTPGDSSIIYPLLFFTFFFID from the coding sequence TTGAAAGACAACATTGCCATATTGTACAAATTATCCCAGGGTAATCAAATTGCCCTGAAGATACTTTATGATAAATATGCGCAAATGGTTTACCAATTTGCGCATCATATTTTAAAGGATGAGCAGATTGCGGAAGAAATTGTACAGGATACTTTTCTCCAGCTATGGGACTCAAGAGAAAAAATAGATATAGACAGCAATATTCGAACATTTATCTATGTAATCAGTCGAAATAAATGCTTCAATAGGCTCAAACAGCTTAAAAGATACCATAACCTCTTCGAACCCCTATGCTCCGAAGGATCTCATGATTGCATTTTTGAACAAGACCCTTTGGCGGAAAAAGAAGTGAACGAAGCACTGGAACAATTGGTTCAAAAGCTACCCACAAAACAACAGCTCGTATTTCGTATGAGTCGATTCGAGGGACTGTCACATCAGGAAATAGCGCAACAGTTATCCATTTCGACAAATACCGTAAAAAATCATTTGGTGTCTTCTTTAAAATTTATCAAAGAAGAACTCAAGCGTACCCCAGGAGATTCTTCGATCATCTATCCCTTATTATTTTTTACTTTTTTTTTCATCGACTAG
- a CDS encoding DUF3823 domain-containing protein: MRTIYLFTALTGLLFLNACSKTDNYDGPNATMKGQVIDKVTNKPFLTGQGEFSIRLLETSWSDNPAPQDIAVKQDGSYNHTKLFQATYTLQPYGGAFWPAQKIEGYQLGANAEQNFEVTPYLQIKNVKWTLKAENKLEISCTLAAPITGGLPQVIEVRPFLSLTPYCGAGNRIDAYYKDEYRALINQNWENIGNMQTGEGKETYTIKDIPLKSGYTYYVRMGAKVRDTYEKFNYSEVEVIKVP, translated from the coding sequence ATGAGAACGATATATTTATTTACAGCATTGACAGGCTTGTTATTTTTAAATGCCTGTTCGAAAACAGATAATTACGATGGTCCGAATGCGACTATGAAAGGGCAGGTCATAGACAAGGTAACGAATAAACCCTTCCTGACCGGACAGGGCGAATTTAGCATCCGTCTGCTAGAAACCAGTTGGAGCGACAATCCCGCACCGCAGGATATTGCCGTCAAGCAGGACGGATCGTATAATCATACAAAACTCTTTCAGGCGACCTATACCCTCCAGCCCTATGGTGGTGCATTTTGGCCAGCGCAGAAAATCGAAGGTTACCAACTGGGGGCTAATGCAGAGCAAAACTTTGAGGTGACGCCCTACCTACAGATCAAAAATGTGAAGTGGACCTTAAAAGCGGAAAATAAACTGGAAATTTCCTGTACGCTTGCCGCACCTATTACGGGTGGATTGCCGCAAGTGATTGAGGTTCGCCCATTCCTGAGTCTGACACCATACTGTGGGGCTGGTAACCGTATTGATGCGTATTATAAGGATGAATATCGCGCATTGATCAATCAAAACTGGGAAAATATCGGCAATATGCAGACCGGAGAAGGGAAGGAAACCTACACGATCAAGGATATTCCATTGAAATCAGGGTATACCTATTATGTACGTATGGGCGCAAAGGTGCGCGACACCTACGAAAAATTCAATTATTCGGAAGTGGAGGTTATTAAAGTACCTTAA
- a CDS encoding RagB/SusD family nutrient uptake outer membrane protein: MKKSIAIAIIGLFLCSGMQSCKKMDLDPLGVLGEDALFGNEAGARKYVAGMYSYLPIEDFVYHPERGFRWDNYWQNSETLAAMSGEMTGQFWGVAGAQGFGYWPYDRIRNVNTLIAGLPKYKANYTEQGYNQIFGEAHFLRAFYYFALVKRYGGVPIIKDVQDPTADKEQLLVSRNKESEVYHFINEDLQVAISMMSGSSERGRANKYVAAALLSRAMLYAGSIAKYSSYSNLSGDATDMQLVGIKKEEAEWFFKQAYDAATTVLAGPYSLYNKNAQDKELNYVNLFLDLDSPEDILIKEYSLTAPHNNRLKHSYDATHLPNPTFSSDNESAAYPVLNVVELFGELPITDAGGKPVRYTDRKQLYADLEPRQRATFYFSGMELREGAERRSFDIQRGLYKTFPGKAADAQMGAGTAAINSESNRILAGPKNSLFDYNGTKINITGEHGMWKDGHANNTRTGFYIRKYINYKMSTKDVKLYNSTQPWKVFRLAEILLNKAEAAYELGLIKNDETLKQEAFQYIAQIRNRAGAKPYLYTAASANLSGKYGYPLDGNLQFIREERERELCFENHHWWDMRRWRIADVELNNFVPNSLMPYLVLDELKYTPGGERINSFIFIREKEPWNKTFNFEKKWYYEPIPGGELNKNPNLYPQNPIY; encoded by the coding sequence ATGAAAAAATCAATCGCTATAGCAATCATTGGCCTTTTTCTGTGCTCGGGCATGCAATCCTGTAAAAAAATGGATCTGGATCCACTAGGGGTATTGGGTGAAGATGCGCTTTTTGGAAATGAGGCTGGAGCACGTAAATATGTCGCTGGAATGTACAGCTATCTGCCCATAGAAGACTTTGTATATCATCCTGAAAGAGGATTTAGATGGGACAATTATTGGCAAAATTCGGAAACACTTGCGGCCATGAGCGGCGAGATGACCGGACAATTTTGGGGGGTAGCTGGAGCACAGGGTTTTGGTTACTGGCCATATGATCGCATCCGGAATGTCAATACCCTGATTGCAGGCCTGCCTAAATACAAAGCCAATTACACCGAGCAGGGGTACAACCAGATCTTTGGGGAAGCCCATTTCCTGCGTGCTTTCTATTATTTTGCTTTGGTTAAACGCTACGGTGGGGTACCTATTATAAAGGACGTGCAGGATCCAACAGCTGATAAAGAACAGCTCTTAGTCAGCAGAAATAAAGAATCTGAGGTTTATCATTTTATCAATGAAGACTTGCAGGTGGCTATTTCAATGATGTCTGGAAGCAGCGAACGCGGCCGCGCCAACAAATATGTGGCAGCAGCTCTACTTTCCCGCGCCATGTTGTATGCCGGTAGTATTGCTAAATATAGTTCGTACAGCAATCTCTCTGGTGATGCAACAGACATGCAGTTGGTCGGTATCAAAAAGGAAGAAGCAGAATGGTTCTTCAAACAGGCTTATGATGCTGCAACAACCGTGCTGGCAGGACCGTACAGTCTGTATAATAAAAATGCACAGGATAAGGAACTCAACTACGTAAATTTGTTTTTGGACTTAGACAGTCCTGAGGATATTCTGATCAAGGAGTATAGTCTGACCGCACCGCACAACAACCGTCTCAAACACAGCTATGACGCTACCCACTTACCCAATCCGACCTTTTCGAGTGACAATGAGTCTGCGGCATATCCCGTATTGAATGTCGTGGAGTTATTCGGTGAACTTCCAATCACTGATGCCGGAGGGAAACCAGTACGTTACACGGACCGTAAACAGCTGTATGCCGATTTGGAACCTCGTCAGCGGGCCACATTTTACTTCTCAGGGATGGAATTACGTGAAGGCGCCGAAAGACGGAGTTTCGATATTCAGCGTGGACTCTATAAAACCTTTCCCGGTAAGGCTGCTGATGCACAGATGGGCGCGGGTACTGCGGCGATAAATAGCGAGTCAAATCGAATCCTGGCTGGCCCCAAAAATAGCCTGTTTGACTACAATGGTACGAAGATCAATATAACAGGGGAGCATGGCATGTGGAAAGATGGACATGCCAACAACACCCGAACTGGATTTTACATCCGTAAATACATTAACTATAAAATGTCTACCAAGGATGTGAAGTTGTATAACAGTACACAACCCTGGAAGGTCTTTAGGCTCGCGGAGATACTTTTGAATAAGGCTGAAGCTGCTTATGAACTCGGCCTGATCAAAAATGATGAAACGCTTAAACAGGAAGCATTCCAATACATCGCGCAGATCCGTAATCGTGCTGGTGCCAAGCCTTATCTCTATACAGCTGCTTCGGCAAACCTCTCCGGTAAATATGGTTATCCCCTGGATGGAAATCTGCAGTTTATACGCGAGGAGCGCGAACGTGAACTTTGCTTTGAAAATCACCATTGGTGGGATATGCGGAGATGGCGCATTGCAGATGTGGAGCTCAATAACTTTGTGCCCAATTCGCTGATGCCTTACCTTGTATTGGATGAACTGAAATATACTCCGGGCGGTGAACGGATCAACTCCTTTATTTTTATTCGCGAAAAAGAGCCTTGGAATAAGACGTTCAACTTTGAAAAGAAATGGTATTATGAACCTATTCCGGGTGGAGAACTGAACAAAAACCCTAATCTATATCCACAGAACCCTATTTACTAA
- a CDS encoding galactose oxidase yields the protein MKKKSRHLFLVFWFVLICQIGSAQYGLEFASHNMEADKRTSLQIGTNESISFQHKLSVSFDLSFLPLQQDYFGYIFRLITDDGVNIDLIYDRRLDQDKHFKLVVGEDFTPVSFNITALQLYYNWTPMCLELDMDKKELYFEVGKARYSYRLNKQFAPQFKLVFGANMMKNFQTMDVPPMRLKDIRIADNSKLKYYWPLDESSGTKSLDAQKKSTAEIGNPIWIKRQRSEWKTQASFTLEGQASVAFDKNQETLFFVGNKRLMINKIGGSDVRSQEYADGKLLLVNGSQSLFDPIKKNVLNISIDQKIVAAYDSTSRTWNKQFDFPAVGTNYWLFNKYFNSSDTSIYMIGGYGHFKYKAGVLRYHLPTQSWDSIPFTGDEIFPHYLAGMGQGRDGVYLAGGYGSSTGDQMLNPRISNDFLKLDFKNRKSLKVHEFSSAFADMVWANSLVVEDSSGLFYGLIFPNNKFKTHLQLVASSLKGTQYQFLGSSIPFDFHDIRSFADLYYAPKSKSFVAVTLFYDDKTDLTKATIYTLLAPPLPSEQGIMPLAKPMLLKYSLYVLAVMGLSLLIWWYRKRSKQKKQAIPVIKTDKIEEPHLQAAPLKEREQDKSGQLVDLSQPKKVAKGFETRHGAGIYLFGGDLQIVDLAGKEITKKFSPLLKEMLLIFILYTVRWERGISSEKLTELFWSDKSQSSARNNRSVNIAKLNSLLEQLGDFRVTKKSGYWCIEPMDTVYIDYLRFSRMVSNKKYFTETEIRELLDIIDKGGFLFEVDYEWLDNFKSEMSILVLTTLGNFIENLNVQDNAELIIEICNKIFYFDEINEEAMVHKCRSLLQLGYHSLALQCYENFCQIYARLYGEAYPKSFKDCLD from the coding sequence GTGAAGAAAAAATCAAGACATCTTTTTCTGGTTTTCTGGTTTGTACTGATCTGTCAGATTGGATCGGCGCAATATGGGTTAGAATTTGCCAGCCACAACATGGAGGCGGATAAGCGGACTAGCCTGCAGATCGGTACCAACGAATCAATTTCTTTTCAGCATAAACTGTCTGTTTCATTCGATCTTTCCTTTTTGCCACTCCAACAGGATTATTTTGGTTATATCTTTCGACTGATTACGGATGATGGTGTCAATATCGATCTGATATACGATCGGCGGCTTGATCAGGACAAACATTTTAAATTGGTAGTTGGGGAGGACTTTACCCCGGTATCTTTCAATATCACAGCCTTACAGTTGTATTATAACTGGACGCCAATGTGCCTCGAGCTCGATATGGATAAAAAGGAGCTTTACTTTGAGGTCGGAAAGGCCCGGTATTCCTATCGGCTCAACAAACAGTTTGCGCCTCAGTTTAAGCTTGTTTTTGGTGCAAATATGATGAAAAACTTCCAGACAATGGATGTTCCTCCCATGCGCTTAAAGGATATTCGAATTGCGGATAATAGCAAACTTAAATACTATTGGCCATTGGATGAGTCTTCCGGGACCAAGAGTTTAGATGCGCAAAAAAAGAGCACAGCGGAAATCGGTAATCCGATCTGGATCAAGCGGCAACGTAGTGAATGGAAAACACAGGCTTCTTTTACACTGGAAGGACAAGCTAGCGTGGCCTTTGACAAAAATCAAGAAACACTGTTTTTTGTTGGAAATAAGCGTTTGATGATCAATAAAATTGGTGGTAGTGACGTACGTTCGCAGGAATATGCCGATGGCAAGCTTTTGCTCGTCAATGGCAGTCAATCGCTTTTTGATCCGATCAAAAAGAACGTCCTGAATATCTCCATCGACCAAAAAATTGTTGCTGCTTATGATTCCACCAGTCGAACATGGAATAAACAATTTGATTTTCCTGCGGTAGGCACAAACTATTGGCTGTTCAACAAATATTTTAATTCGTCCGACACGAGTATCTATATGATCGGGGGCTATGGCCATTTTAAATACAAAGCGGGCGTATTGCGTTATCATCTGCCTACACAATCTTGGGATAGCATTCCTTTTACAGGTGATGAAATTTTTCCGCATTATCTTGCGGGAATGGGGCAGGGAAGAGATGGGGTATATCTGGCCGGAGGTTATGGTAGTTCCACAGGAGATCAAATGTTGAATCCCCGCATTTCAAATGATTTTCTTAAGCTTGATTTCAAAAACCGCAAGTCGTTAAAAGTTCACGAATTTTCATCTGCATTCGCCGATATGGTATGGGCCAATAGTCTGGTCGTTGAAGATAGTAGTGGACTGTTTTATGGATTGATTTTCCCGAACAATAAATTCAAAACACATTTACAACTGGTGGCAAGTAGCCTCAAAGGAACACAATACCAGTTTTTGGGGAGCAGTATACCCTTCGATTTTCATGACATCCGTTCTTTTGCCGATCTCTATTATGCGCCGAAATCTAAGTCCTTTGTTGCAGTCACCTTGTTTTATGATGACAAGACCGATCTGACTAAGGCAACGATTTATACTTTACTGGCTCCTCCCTTACCGTCTGAACAGGGTATAATGCCTTTGGCTAAGCCTATGCTGCTTAAATACAGCCTTTATGTCCTCGCTGTAATGGGATTATCGCTCTTGATCTGGTGGTATCGAAAAAGAAGCAAGCAAAAAAAACAGGCTATTCCGGTCATAAAAACCGATAAAATAGAAGAGCCGCACCTACAGGCAGCACCTTTGAAGGAGAGGGAACAAGATAAAAGTGGGCAATTGGTTGATCTTTCGCAACCCAAGAAAGTGGCCAAGGGATTTGAAACCCGACATGGCGCCGGAATCTACCTTTTCGGTGGCGACCTTCAGATTGTGGATCTTGCTGGCAAAGAAATCACAAAGAAGTTTTCGCCACTGCTTAAGGAAATGCTGCTGATTTTTATTCTCTATACTGTACGATGGGAGCGGGGAATTAGCTCAGAGAAGCTGACTGAGCTATTTTGGTCCGATAAGAGCCAGTCCAGTGCGCGTAATAATCGGTCAGTGAACATCGCCAAGCTCAATAGTTTACTCGAGCAATTGGGTGATTTTAGGGTGACCAAAAAAAGTGGTTACTGGTGCATAGAACCAATGGATACCGTGTATATCGATTACCTCCGCTTCAGCAGGATGGTATCCAATAAAAAATATTTTACAGAAACTGAAATTAGGGAATTACTCGATATAATTGACAAAGGCGGCTTCCTTTTCGAAGTGGACTATGAGTGGCTCGATAATTTTAAAAGTGAAATGTCTATTCTGGTGCTCACAACGTTGGGCAATTTTATTGAAAATCTGAATGTGCAGGATAATGCTGAACTGATTATTGAGATCTGCAATAAGATATTCTATTTTGATGAAATCAATGAGGAGGCAATGGTTCATAAATGTCGTTCCTTGTTACAGCTGGGCTATCACAGCCTGGCCTTACAGTGCTATGAGAATTTCTGTCAGATCTACGCTCGTTTATATGGTGAAGCTTACCCCAAAAGTTTTAAAGACTGTCTAGATTAA